One stretch of Camelus bactrianus isolate YW-2024 breed Bactrian camel chromosome 19, ASM4877302v1, whole genome shotgun sequence DNA includes these proteins:
- the KIF3B gene encoding kinesin-like protein KIF3B: protein MSKLKSSESVRVVVRCRPMNGKEKAALYDKVVDVDVKLGQVSVKNPKGVAHEMPKTFTFDAVYDWNAKQFELYDETFRPLVDSVLQGFNGTIFAYGQTGTGKTYTMEGVRGDPEKRGVIPNSFDHIFTHISRSQNQQYLVRASYLEIYQEEIRDLLSKDQTKRLELKERPDTGVYVKDLSSFVTKSVKEIEHVMNVGNQNRSVGATNMNEHSSRSHAIFVITIECSEVGLDGENHIRVGKLNLVDLAGSERQAKTGAQGERLKEATKINLSLSALGNVISALVDGKSTHIPYRDSKLTRLLQDSLGGNAKTVMVANVGPASYNVEETLTTLRYANRAKNIKNKPRVNEDPKDALLREFQEEIARLKAQLEKRSIGRRKRREKRREGGGSGGGGEEEEEEGEEGEEEGDDKDDYWREQQEKLEIEKRAIVEDHSLVAEEKMRLLKEKEKKMEDLRREKDAAEMLGAKIKAMESKLLVGGKNIVDHTNEQQKILEQKRQEIAEQKRREREIQQQMESRDEETLELKETYSSLQQEVDIKTKKLKKLFSKLQAVKAEIHDLQEEHIKERQELEQTQNELTRELKLKHLIIENFIPLEEKSKIMNRSFFDEEEDHWKLHPITRLENQQMMKRPVSAVGYKRPLSQHARMSMMIRPEARYRAENIVLLELDMPSRTTRDYEGPAIAPKVQAALDAALQDEDEIQVDASSFESTANKKSKARPKSGRKSGSSSSSSGTPASQLYPQSRGLVPK, encoded by the exons ATGTCAAAGTTGAAAAGCTCAGAGTCAGTCAGGGTGGTGGTTCGCTGTCGGCCCATGAATGGCAAGGAAAAGGCTGCTTTGTATGACAAGGTGGTAGATGTGGACGTGAAGCTGGGGCAGGTGTCTGTGAAGAACCCCAAGGGAGTGGCCCATGAAATGCCCAAGACCTTCACCTTCGATGCAGTCTACGACTGGAATGCCAAGCAGTTTGAACTCTATGATGAGACGTTCCGACCACTGGTGGACTCTGTGCTGCAAGGTTTCAATGGGACAATTTTTGCCTATGGACAGACCGGGACTGGGAAAACCTACACGATGGAAGGAGTCCGTGGTGACCCTGAAAAAAGAGGAGTCATTCCTAACTCGTTTGATCACATCTTCACCCATATCTCTCGATCCCAGAATCAACAGTACCTGGTCAGGGCTTCTTACTTAGAGATCTACCAGGAGGAGATCCGAGACCTGCTCTCAAAGGATCAGACCAAAAGGCTTGAGCTCAAAGAGCGGCCTGACACTGGCGTGTATGTGAAAGATCTGTCTTCCTTTGTCACCAAGAGTGTGAAGGAAATAGAGCACGTGATGAATGTGGGCAACCAGAACCGTTCTGTCGGTGCTACCAACATGAATGAGCATAGTTCACGTTCTCATGCAATTTTTGTCATCACCATCGAGTGCAGTGAGGTGGGCCTCGATGGAGAAAACCACATCAGGGTAGGGAAATTGAACCTTGTAGATCTTGCTGGCAGCGAACGGCAAGCCAAGACTGGTGCACAAGGGGAAAGATTGAAGGAAGCAACCAAGATCAACCTGTCCCTTTCAGCCTTGGGTAATGTCATCTCTGCCCTGGTGGACGGAAAAAGCACTCACATTCCGTATCGGGACTCAAAGCTTACCAGACTCCTCCAAGATTCTCTTGGTGGCAATGCTAAAactgtgatggtggccaatgtgGGGCCTGCCTCTTACAACGTAGAGGAGACCCTGACCACGCTGAGGTATGCCAACCGTGCCAAAAACATTAAGAACAAGCCAAGGGTCAACGAGGACCCTAAGGATGCCCTCCTTCGCGAATTCCAGGAAGAGATTGCTCGGCTTAAGGCCCAGCTAGAAAAACGGTCCATTGGCAGGAGGAAGAGGCGAGAGAAACGGAGGgaaggtggtggcagtggtggaggtggggaagaggaggaggaggagggagaagagggtgaggaggaaggggatgATAAAGATGATTACTGGCGGGAACAGCAAGAAAAACTGGAGATTGAGAAGCGGGCCATTGTAGAGGACCACAGCTTGGTTGCAGAGGAAAAGATGAGGCtgctgaaggagaaggagaaaaagatggaGGATCTGCGGCGTGAGAAGGATGCTGCCGAGATGCTGGGTGCCAAAATCAAG GCCATGGAGAGTAAGCTGCTTGTTGGAGGAAAAAATATAGTAGATCATACAAATGAACAGCAGAAAATCCTAGAGCAGAAACGGCAGGAAATTGCAGAGCAG AAACGTCGAGAAAGAGAAATCCAGCAACAGATGGAAAGTCGAGATGAAGAGACCTTGGAACTGAAAGAGACATACAGCTCATTGCAGCAAGAGGTGGACATCAAGACCAAGAAACTCAAAAAG CTCTTCTCCAAGCTTCAGGCAGTGAAGGCAGAGATCCATGACCTCCAAGAAGAGCACATCAAGGAGCGGCAGGAGCTGGAGCAGACGCAGAACGAGCTCACCAGGGAGCTGAAACTCAA GCATCTTATTATAGAAAACTTCATCCCtctggaagaaaaaagtaaaattatgaaTAGATCCTTCTTTGATGAAGAGGAAGATCATTGGAAATTACATCCTATAACCAGACTGGA GAATCAGCAGATGATGAAGCGGCCGGTGTCAGCTGTGGGATACAAGAGACCACTGAGCCAGCATGCGAGAATGTCCATGATGATTCGTCCAGAGGCTCGATATAGG GCAGAAAACATTGTGCTATTAGAACTGGACATGCCCAGCCGGACCACCAGAGACTACGAGGGCCCCGCCATTGCCCCCAAAGTCCAGGCTGCGTTGGATGCGGCTCTGCAGGATGAAGATGAGATACAGGTGGATGCATCATCCTTTGAAAGCACTGCAAATAAGAAATCCAAGGCCAG